One segment of Agromyces albus DNA contains the following:
- a CDS encoding DUF2637 domain-containing protein gives MPALTRSNPLPRPDGVRLAMITAVVGTIFIAAGAFWLSFTSLSDLARRSGLDAAQSWVWPLIVDGIIVVATVAAVALARSSVAWYPWMLLIAGAAISVAANAIHAIVADTTEVPLLLAASVSAVPPLVLLAITHLTSVLMRHDPTRAAAPAAAPERAKQPARATITAAPPDLELTPTAPARADASSLRALGWSNSAIARHLGVHPSTVGRWFRDRVVTPAMQTSTVREGTTDG, from the coding sequence ATGCCTGCCCTGACCCGCTCGAACCCTCTCCCTCGCCCCGACGGCGTCCGCCTCGCGATGATCACCGCTGTAGTCGGCACCATCTTCATCGCGGCTGGAGCATTCTGGCTCTCATTCACCTCGCTCAGCGACCTCGCGCGCCGGTCCGGGCTCGACGCGGCGCAGTCGTGGGTGTGGCCGCTCATCGTCGATGGCATCATCGTGGTCGCGACCGTCGCAGCCGTCGCTCTCGCGCGGTCGAGCGTCGCCTGGTACCCGTGGATGCTCCTCATCGCCGGTGCCGCCATCTCCGTCGCCGCGAACGCCATCCACGCGATCGTCGCCGACACGACCGAAGTGCCGCTGCTGCTCGCGGCATCCGTCTCGGCCGTTCCGCCACTCGTGCTGCTCGCAATCACCCACTTGACCTCGGTCCTCATGCGCCATGACCCAACCCGAGCCGCAGCGCCCGCCGCCGCGCCCGAGCGCGCGAAGCAGCCGGCCAGGGCAACGATCACCGCAGCCCCGCCAGACCTCGAGCTCACCCCCACCGCCCCAGCCCGCGCGGATGCCTCATCGCTCCGCGCGCTCGGATGGTCGAACTCCGCGATCGCCCGGCACCTCGGCGTCCACCCATCGACGGTCGGCCGCTGGTTCCGTGACCGCGTCGTCACACCTGCCATGCAGACCAGCACCGTGAGGGAAGGCACGACCGATGGATGA